From a region of the Etheostoma cragini isolate CJK2018 chromosome 20, CSU_Ecrag_1.0, whole genome shotgun sequence genome:
- the cx52.7 gene encoding connexin 52.7 has product MGDWNLLGSILEEVHIHSTIVGKIWLTILFIFRMLILGAAAEDVWDDEQSEFVCNTDQPGCKSVCYDRAFPISLIRYWVLQVIFVSAPSLVYMGHALYCIQTLDKERHRRRAQLREELDEVESALDEHKRMERELKKLEEQKKVKKAPLRGSLLRTYIIHILTRSVVEVCFILGQYTLYGVQLEPLYRCERKPCPNSVDCYISRPTEKTIFMVFMIVIAGVSLFLNILEISHLGIRKIKQTLYGERYAEDDSLIYKSKKKASFPHLCVMSNVSTHNGPLTQTFKVIPEADMKPPYYNPVLKANQDASRHNSLAYVGHSQTSYICPQPRMPPRSGQNCAIQDLQTHEGPEVHTAKVDHQPAWASAASMEEGSATSHREDPCEVEPHRPSHLEALLGAGILRPSAIRDLDEDERRESMGSQVLIPNPRKTSFMTRPPSESYSSISGSTSPSLHTSEESDELGSLQGDMPMMPPPGGRRMSMSMFLDISSIMKK; this is encoded by the coding sequence ATGGGTGACTGGAACCTGCTGGGCAGCATCCTAGAAGAGGTCCACATTCATTCCACTATCGTGGGCAAGATCTGGCTTACAATACTCTTCATCTTCCGCATGCTGATCCTGGGTGCAGCTGCTGAGGACGTATGGGATGACGAGCAGTCCGAGTTCGTCTGCAACACTGACCAGCCAGGCTGCAAGTCGGTCTGCTACGACCGCGCGTTCCCCATCTCCCTTATTCGCTACTGGGTCCTGCAAGTCATCTTTGTCTCTGCACCCTCGCTGGTCTACATGGGCCATGCCCTCTACTGCATCCAAACACTAGATAAGGAGCGCCACCGCAGACGGGCCCAGCTCAGGGAGGAGCTGGACGAGGTTGAGTCGGCTTTGGACGAACATAAGCGCATGGAGAGGGAGCTAAAGAAGCTAGAAGAGCAGAAAAAGGTGAAGAAGGCTCCTCTCAGAGGCTCTCTGTTGAGAACCTACATCATCCATATCCTTACACGCTCTGTGGTGGAGGTCTGCTTCATCCTGGGCCAGTATACACTCTATGGCGTCCAACTGGAGCCCCTCTATAGGTGTGAGAGGAAGCCATGCCCCAACAGCGTAGACTGTTACATCTCCAGGCCCACAGAGAAGACCATATTCATGGTCTTCATGATCGTCATTGCTGGTGTGTCACTTTTCCTCAATATTCTGGAAATATCCCACCTGGGCATCAGGAAAATCAAACAGACACTGTATGGAGAGAGGTATGCGGAAGACGATAGTTTGATTTACAAGTCCAAGAAGAAGGCATCTTTTCCACACCTTTGTGTAATGAGTAATGTATCAACTCACAATGGGCCTTTGACTCAGACCTTCAAAGTGATTCCAGAGGCGGACATGAAGCCTCCTTATTACAACCCTGTGCTGAAAGCCAACCAGGATGCATCGAGACACAACAGCTTGGCTTATGTCGGACACAGTCAGACCAGCTATATCTGTCCCCAACCTAGGATGCCACCCAGGTCTGGCCAGAACTGTGCAATTCAAGACCTACAAACCCACGAAGGTCCAGAGGTCCACACAGCTAAGGTGGACCACCAGCCTGCTTGGGCTTCTGCTGCGTCCATGGAGGAGGGAAGTGCAACAAGTCATCGAGAGGATCCCTGTGAGGTAGAACCCCATCGCCCGAGTCATTTGGAAGCTCTGCTTGGCGCTGGCATCTTAAGGCCCAGCGCTATCAGAGACCTGGATGAAGATGAGCGTAGGGAGTCAATGGGAAGCCAAGTACTGATCCCCAACCCCAGGAAGACCAGCTTCATGACCAGGCCACCATCGGAGAGCTACTCCTCCATAAGCGGCTCCACGAGCCCTTCCTTACATACCTCAGAGGAGTCTGATGAACTTGGCTCCCTGCAGGGAGACATGCCCATGATGCCGCCTCCCGGAGGCCGAAGGATGTCAATG
- the ankrd6a gene encoding ankyrin repeat domain-containing protein 6 encodes MLLSLATPGSSRSLPDLEDETVQVRRPMCMDVCGSAVMSDQAPVRDPSPPCQRPGPQTALHRAAMVGNSNATAALIQGGCAVDLQDREGNTALHEASWHGFSHCVKLLVKSGADVHIRNKTGNTALHLACQNAHAPTARLLLLGGSAPDTKNNRGDTCLHTAARYNNLTLVKILLGSLCSVKERNRAGDTALHVAAALNHKKTVQLLLEAGTDGKIRNKAGKTALDMARDNNYKDMAHLLARAPQVHRFMRGTTIRKQRERVTAERRTQSDPRVEILPNKVSRIIPETAFIYSSGSQPAFLEAPLLGSKKSSPPWSVTWFCLILEDSPSSGQTESRTAFQVDPHQQKQQHHHKSPAAIRSHQKRRRGKEPASNQNDLRKVKKDIQVKKNLLWDDGEDTAQKDKFYQLYTLYRDKDGNIIQAPADGCHCRPLLQKLEGQLRATQEEMRLHVLNVQEQVNSKLGQMDHKTRHQIKVLDTLNQERAAAERKNMVWEIEQRAAQRRQEAVVTQQAAVSHELKRWCLSQLKDMDVHLPAKAQYYKLLPSQSVEQSVADADPESLPLLSGVSGDSSTSLATCVKTLPSNSTFSLGGPETERMGRRTYFEMKMDRSPDYENTSVFAASPPSGLLLASVDPPWQPAGVQDSPSSAVMALCGEGLSSTTSTTSTTTSSSSTSTSQSPISAQGPRLTQHQEPARNHFGELMSACRHAGLHSEGSRTLEFFINRPAEPTFSQQRNNQHAVEVTQRFFETVSTQLERWYERKIAELERQTALRTQRDRDELLQQIGTLEAELQRLRTNENADS; translated from the exons ATGCTCCTTTCTCTCGCTACCCCAGGGAGTAGCAGAAGTCTGCCAGATCTGGAGGATGAG ACAGTACAGGTACGCAGGCCTATGTGCATGGACGTGTGTGGGTCAGCAGTGATGAGTGACCAGGCACCGGTCCGTGATCCTTCACCCCCGTGCCAGAGACCGGGTCCGCAGACGGCCCTGCACCGAGCGGCCATGGTGGGGAACAGCAACGCCACGGCTGCTCTGATCCAAGGCGGCTGCGCTGTGGACCTGCAGGACAGA GAGGGCAACACAGCGCTGCATGAGGCGTCCTGGCACGGCTTCTCTCACTGTGTCAAACTGCTGGTCAAGTCAGGAGCTGATGTGCACATCAGGAACAAG ACAGGAAACACAGCTCTCCACCTGGCCTGTCAGAACGCACATGCTCCGACCGCTCGCCTTCTGCTGCTCGGAGGATCCGCACCAGACACCAAGAACAAT AGGGGCGACACCTGTTTGCACACGGCTGCTCGATACAACAACCTGACCCTGGTGAAGATCCTGCTGGGGTCCCTGTGCTctgtgaaagagagaaaccGG GCCGGGGACACCGCCCTCCACGTGGCCGCGGCCCTGAACCACAAGAAGACAGTTCAGCTCTTGCTGGAGGCGGGGACTGATGGGAAAATCAGAAACAAA GCAGGTAAGACCGCCCTGGATATGGCCAGAGACAACAACTACAAAGACATGGCACATCTCCTGGCCAGAGCTCCTCAG GTACATCGCTTCATGCGAGGAACAACAATcaggaaacaaagagagagagtgacagctgAGCGCAGGACCCAGTCCGACCCTCGAGTAGAAATACTACCAAACAAAGTAAGTAGGATAATACCAGAAACAGCTTTTATTTatagcagtggttcccaacctgcATTCCTTGAAGCCCCTCTACTTGGATCTAAAAAAAGTAGTCCTCCATGGTCTGTTACCTGGTTTTGTCTCATCTTG GAGGACTCCCCCAGCAGTGGACAAACGGAGAGCAGGACAGCCTTTCAGGTGGATCCTCaccagcagaagcagcagcatcaCCACAAAAGCCCAGCCGCCATCAGAAGCCaccagaagaggaggagaggcaaGGAACCG GCttcaaatcaaaatgatttGAGAAAAGTGAAGAAAGACATCCAGGTTAAGAAGAATCTGCTCTGGGACGATGGTGAAGACACGGCTCAGAAAGACAAATTCTATCAGCTTTACACACTGTACCGTGACAAGGATGGCAACATTATA CAGGCCCCGGCCGATGGATGCCACTGCCGGCCCTTGCTCCAGAAGCTGGAGGGCCAGCTGAGAGCCACGCAGGAGGAGATGAGGCTGCACGTCCTCAACGTGCAGGAGCAGGTCAACAGTAAACTGGGCCAAATGGACCACAAGACCAGACACCAG ATTAAAGTGTTGGACACGCTAAACCAGGAAAGAGCCGCAGCAGAGAGGAAGAACATGGTTTGGGAGATCGAGCAGAGAGCCGCCCAGCGAAGACAGGAAGCCGTGGTGACACAG CAGGCGGCAGTCAGTCATGAACTGAAGAGGTGGTGTCTGTCCCAGCTGAAGGACATGGACGTCCACCTCCCAGCCAAAGCTCAGTATTACAAACTCCTCCCCTCCCAGTCGGTGGAGCAGTCGGTAGCAGACGCCGACCCGGAGTCGCTGCCCCTGCTGTCGGGGGTGTCTGGAGACAGCAGCACTTCACTGGCTACCTGCGTCAAAACCCTGCCGTCTAACTCCACCTTCAGTCTGGGAGGCCCGGAGACGGAGCGGATGGGGAGGAGGACAtactttgaaatgaaaatggacAGGTCCCCAG ACTACGAGAACACATCCGTGTTTGCTGCCAGCCCCCCCTCAGGCCTGCTGCTGGCCTCTGTCGACCCCCCATGGCAGCCTGCGGGGGTGCAGGACAGTCCCTCATCAGCAGTGATGGCTCTGTGTGGGGAGGGCCTCTCCtccaccaccagcaccaccagcaccaccaccagcagcagcagcaccagcaccAGCCAGTCCCCCATCAGCGCCCAGGGACCCAGACTGACCCAGCATCAGGAACCAGCCAGGAACCACTTCGGAGAGCTGATGAGTGCATGCAGGCATGCAGGGCTCCACAGCGAGGGATCCAGGACGCTGGAGTTCTTCATCAACCGCCCTGCTGAGCCCACGTTCAGCCAGCAGAGGAACAACCAGCACGCCGTGGAG GTGACTCAGCGGTTCTTCGAGACGGTGTCGACTCAGCTGGAGCGCTGGTACGAGAGGAAGATAGCCGAGTTGGAGCGGCAGACGGCGCTCAGAACCCAACGGGACCGGGACGAGCTGCTGCAGCAAATAGGCACGCTGGAGGCGGAGCTCCAGAGGCTGAGGACCAATGAGAACGCAGACAGCTGA
- the LOC117935488 gene encoding uncharacterized protein LOC117935488, translating to MKWIQLFIPCLLISTITCGSHSLKFLSTGRVQPGDQPSFEQLTVFDGVPISYCDSVTKREQLKPTLESQSLPEHCNEASLNIIDSLHEILRFTNSPVYVVQRRRGCILSANGMSAFEAWAVDGTDFLSFDPESQRWTSQSPSAAPVEQRWNKNTLMNNAYKHFVRVVCPQMIQETKLRPIQQKTELHVFAKPIVDTDQALLRCHVTTTDKSVSSVHLIGNGATRASRIRVTGPLPAENGSVILRLTADISKNQIHNTYGCMVQTGSHNTTVFWDGKTIDGRNLLDNLSVFWIILLVFLGVICFAFVCTSIVRAIRCLHKYVKPTSSPPPSRDDPQLAEQFTRIKDSVASPDLQSVIFSVTQGREGHRESHEQWEVRIMLRDQSHYDPEFFADQIDGAQR from the exons ATGAAGTGGATTCAACTTTTCATTCCATGTTTACTGATCTCAACTATTACTTGTG GTTCCCACTCTCTGAAGTTCTTGTCTACAGGACGTGTGCAGCCTGGAGATCAGCCTTCATTTGAACAACTAACTGTATTTGATGGAGTTCCCATCTCTTACTGTGACAGCGTGACTAAAAGAGAACAACTCAAACCTACCCTGGAGTCCCAAAGCTTACCTGAACACTGCAATGAAGCGAGTCTTAATATCATAGACTCTCTCCACGAGATTTTAAGGTTCACAAACAGCCCAGTGT ATGTTGTACAGCGGAGGCGGGGCTGCATCCTGTCAGCCAATGGGATGTCAGCTTTTGAAGCCTGGGCAGTAGATGGGACGGACTTCTTAAGCTTTGACCCTGAATCTCAGAGATGGACGTCCCAGTCTCCCTCTGCAGCACCAGTGGAACAACGCTGGAACAAAAATACACTGATGAATAACGCCTATAAACACTTTGTCAGAGTGGTTTGTCCGCAGATGATCCAGGAAACTAAATTAAGACCAATACAGCAGAAAACAG AGCTACATGTTTTTGCCAAGCCCATCGTTGACACAGACCAGGCCCTGCTGAGGTGTCATGTGACCACTACTGACAAATCAGTGAGCTCAGTGCATCTGATTGGAAACGGGGCTACCAGGGCCAGTAGGATCAGGGTAACTGGACCCCTGCCCGCTGAAAACGGATCTGTGATCCTCCGACTGACAGCTGACATCTCCAAGAACCAAATCCACAACACGTACGGCTGCATGGTACAGACAGGAAGTCACAACACCACTGTCTTTTGGG ATGGGAAAACTATTGACGGCAGAAACCTTCTGGATAACTTAAGTGTGTTTTGGATAATCCTGCTAGTATTCCTTGGAGTCATCTGCTTTGCGTTTGTTTGCACTAGTATAGTCCGTGCAATCCGATGTCTGCATAAATATG TGAAACCAACGTCCAGTCCTCCTCCATCAAGAGATGATCCACAGCTGGCGGAGCAGTTTACCAGGATCAAGGACAGCGTTGCTTCTCCAGATCTGCAGAGTGTTATTTTTTCAGTCACACAGGGGAGGGAAGGACACAGAGAATCCCACGAGCAGTGGGAGGTAAGGATCATGTTAAGGGATCAAAGTCACTACGATCCAGAGTTCTTTGCTGATCAGATTGACGGAGCACAGCGATAG
- the LOC117935489 gene encoding class I histocompatibility antigen, F10 alpha chain-like produces the protein MKWIQLLIPCLLMSTIRCGSHSLKFLSTGRVQPGDQPSFEQLTVFDGVPISYCDSVTKREQLKPTLESQKLPEHCYEASLNIEASLYEIPRSMNSNVYVVQRRRGCILTANGMSAFEAWAVDGTDFLSFDPESQRWTSHSPSAAPVEQRWNKNTLMNNAYKHFVRVVCPQMIQEIQLRSIQQQTELRVFAKHMVDTDQALLRCHVTTTDKSVSSVHLIGNGATRASWIRVTGPLPAENGSVILRLTADISQNQIHNTYGCTVQTGSHNITVFWDGTTLDGRNLFYLMGVIWKLLTVIAGVICTVSLVTIVSCASICLLKCVKPKSSPPSRCNPELAAQFTSFMESVASPDLQSVIFSVTQGREGHRESHDQWEVRIMLRDQSHYDPEFFADQIDGAQR, from the exons ATGAAGTGGATTCAACTTTTAATTCCATGTTTACTGATGTCAACTATTAGGTGTG gttCCCACTCTCTGAAGTTCTTGTCTACAGGACGTGTGCAGCCTGGAGATCAGCCTTCATTTGAACAACTAACTGTATTTGATGGAGTTCCCATCTCTTACTGTGACAGCGTGACTAAAAGAGAACAACTCAAACCTACCCTGGAGTCCCAAAAGTTACCTGAACACTGTTATGAAGCGAGTCTTAACATCGAAGCGTCTCTATACGAGATTCCAAGATCTATGAACAGCAACGTCt ATGTTGTGCAGCGGAGGCGGGGCTGCATCCTCACAGCCAATGGGATGTCAGCTTTTGAAGCCTGGGCAGTAGATGGGACGGACTTCTTAAGCTTTGACCCTGAATCTCAGAGATGGACGTCCCATTCTCCCTCTGCAGCACCAGTGGAACAACGCTGGAACAAGAATACACTGATGAATAACGCCTATAAACACTTTGTCAGAGTGGTTTGTCCACAGATGATCCAGGAAATTCAGTTAAGATCCATACAGCAGCAAACAG AGCTACGTGTTTTTGCCAAGCACATGGTGGACACAGACCAGGCCCTGCTGAGGTGTCATGTGACCACTACTGACAAATCAGTGAGCTCGGTGCATCTGATTGGAAACGGGGCTACCAGGGCCAGTTGGATCAGGGTAACTGGACCCCTGCCCGCTGAAAACGGATCTGTGATCCTCCGCCTGACAGCTGACATCTCCCAGAACCAAATCCACAACACGTACGGCTGCACGGTacaaacaggaagtcacaaCATCACTGTCTTTTGGG ACGGGACGACTCTTGACGGCAGAAATCTTTTTTATCTCATGGGTGTCATTTGGAAACTGCTGACTGTGATCGCTGGAGTCATCTGCACTGTGTCTCTAGTCACGATTGTTTCCTGTGCATCAATATGTCTGCTTAAATGTG TGAAACCAAAGTCCAGTCCTCCTTCAAGATGTAATCCAGAGCTGGCGGCGCAGTTTACCAGTTTCATGGAGAGCGTTGCTTCTCCAGATCTGCAGAGTGTTATTTTTTCAGTCACACAGGGGAGGGAAGGACACAGAGAATCCCACGACCAGTGGGAGGTGAGGATCATGTTAAGGGATCAAAGTCACTACGATCCAGAGTTCTTTGCTGATCAGATTGACGGAGCACAGCGATAG